A section of the Carya illinoinensis cultivar Pawnee chromosome 12, C.illinoinensisPawnee_v1, whole genome shotgun sequence genome encodes:
- the LOC122290440 gene encoding trafficking protein particle complex subunit 3-like, translating to MAPVIPRSGDAIFASVERVNAELFTLTYGAIVRQLLTDLEEVEEVNKQLDQMGYNIGIRLVDEFLAKSNVSRCIDFKETAEVIAKVGFKMFLGVTASVSNWDADGTCCSIILEDNPLVDFVELPDTCQGLYYCNVLSGVIRGALEMVSMKTEVTWVRDMLRGDDAFELQVKLLKQVPEEYPYKDDE from the exons ATGGCTCCTGTTATTCCTCGATCCGGCGACGCAATCTTCGCTAGTGTTGAACGCGTA AATGCGGAGCTGTTTACCCTGACGTACGGGGCGATTGTGCGCCAGTTGCTTACGGATCTGGAGGAGGTTGAAGAAGTGAATAAACAACTGGACCAAAT GGGCTATAATATAGGAATTCGACTGGTTGATGAGTTTCTAGCGAAGTCTAATGTCTCCAGATGCATCGACTTCAAGGAGACCGCTGAAGTAATTGCTAAG GTTGGTTTTAAAATGTTCTTAGGAGTCACTGCATCTGTAAGCAATTGGGATGCTGATGGTACATGTTGCAGCATCATCTTGGAGGATAATCCGCTGGTAGACTTTGTTGAGCTCCCTGATACATGTCAAGGTCTATACTATTGCAACGTATTGAGTGGAGTCATCAGAGGAGCCTTAGAGATG GTGTCAATGAAGACTGAAGTTACATGGGTCCGTGACATGCTTCGAGGGGATGATGCATTCGAGTTGCAAGTGAAACTTTTGAAGCAAGTTCCCGAGGAGTACCCGTACAAAGATGACGAGTAA